Sequence from the Amaranthus tricolor cultivar Red isolate AtriRed21 chromosome 1, ASM2621246v1, whole genome shotgun sequence genome:
AATATCCTTAATACATAGGTGGTGTAACATCAATGGCATCATTTCTAAATAAATTCTTCCCAACAGTTTACAAGAATGAAATTACAGATACATCAACAAACCAGTACTGTAAATTTAACGGTCAAATTGTGACACTTTTCACCTCATCCTTATATGTGGCTGCTCTCTTCACTTCTCTAATTGCTTCTACTGTCACAAGAAAGTTGGGTTCAAAATTATCAATGTTATTTGGAGGCATTCTCTATTTTACTGGAGCTACCATCAATGCTCTTGCCCAGAATGTGGCTATGCTTATTATTGGTCGTTCTTTACTTGGATTTGGTGTTGGTTTTGCTAATCAGGTACGTATGTAGTATGTTATCAAGAAGAGTCCATTTGAAACTgttaaaaacattaatcttcaaATATCTATAAGCATTAATATCTAAATTATTCCTTTGAAAATATCTAATCTAAatatctagaaaaatctaggatatGACTGATAGAGAAATAATACTAGAATAATCTAGATTATAGTTACAACTAGTTAAAACTAGAGAATTCTAGTGCATTATACAAACCGACATACTAAACCTATAAATATGGATATGTGTAAACAAAGCATTTCCAATCAAATAACAACTTAACTATTTCACAAAAGCATTTCCTCTTATACAAATTCAACATCACATAATATTTCTTCtccaaatattaaacaaaattaagtaaCCCACTACTACTTCCGCCTAAACATTTCTAatatttggtatcagagctggaAGATCGAAAGgtcaagaataaaatacaatgaAGCAATCAAAGAAAGGGTTGAGGAACCACAACAAGGGTGTGGTAAGTATTTCgatagttaaaaaaataaataaaaaatactaagagaaaaatatttaaatggaaagataaaaagaaaatttaataaattaagtaaGTGACAACAACACttataataatatgaaaatggGGGAGATTGATGACAAGTATTCACATACAAAAATCACAAAGGAGATTGTTAATGATACGGCATTAACAaaataatttgaagaaattaaaaaatgagaAGATTGAGAAATTAAGGTTTATAAAAGGATTATAAAAAATTGGTGACATGAGCATTaactagagaaaaaaaataataagaaaaatttgaagaaaagCATATTGGAGGAAAATGTCTAGTAACAAGGGTACCAACTACTAACAACAAGATCAGACGATATATAAAGACAAGTGTATGTTCGCGATAAGAGCGTCATTTGAAGCAAAGACAAGTTACGAGATTTGTAGACTGCTTTAGAAATGGGAAAaacaacaagagggggtgaattattgttgttaataagtttaagtatttttgtcctgtttttgcggaattagataaaagaaataaaacttaaacttagagcgaaataatgaaagagacaacacaattttacgtggaagcCTTCtagcctaaatagaaggaaaaaccgcgactcctcgggatttcaaaactccactatgtttaaggcaacttgTTACAATTACTTTAAACactttgcttcactcgaagcgttcTCCACTAAGCCAACTTCTCTCttcaattgcttcactcaaagcaactctcttagctttactccaagctaatctcttctctagcttcactataAGCTTTCTAATCctcccctagactcacccaagtctagttacaaagattctctcaaaaacccttttacaaggataaattctctaaagataaaatcaaagagttgcacaagaaaatattataagttaattggcaatttttgaacaaaatatttcttgttgattttccaaaaataacgtaTAAATTATCAAAGGCTCATTCGAAATACACAATTTGAGGCACAACCGaatcctctatttatagagttaaaaTCCCTAGTAAAAAGGAGGTAACTACTCActattcccttatcccaaataataaggagaataatatggatctCAATTAGTAAGGTCAAACCTACGGTTATTGCTAAAATAGGTGTACATTTGATTAAATCAAAGTCACGGTTTCCTTAATATTATCTACCGTTcccttttactaataataggcaAATTAGTTATAGTTCCCCTATACTGATAATAGCTTACGGTTCCCTAAAATTAGTAATGGttcccttttccaataataagTGTTGTTACCTTTAACTAATAATAGGTGCGGTTCCtctttactaatattagggacggTTACCCTTAACTAATAATACCTAAGGATCCCTTAATATCAGTTGTTGCTCCCTTCACTATATTTAGCCAATTTagttattcactaaatatagatccgaaACAAAAGCCTATTAAAAAAGATTTAGAAAATCATAcgttaagtggttagaaaatatttttcctattaacataataattaaataatgcaactaattaattttaactaatacatcaactaaaaatcagaaaatataataataatcagaattcCAGCAGACGTATTATCTCCTGACTTCAGTCTGGGAACAGTGCACACTCTCCGATTTCCAGCAgcgttagatcatcaaacttgggaacagtaaacctcctgtctacatttgacatcttAAGCGATATGCCTTTTCTAATTTCTTTGGATTCCTTTGACGAGTACATGTTCATAAATTGAGTCATAGGTACCATCAACGAtcttaatcacgaccggatattgacctgcaaacaatttctaaaaatacatttgtttacatgaagtgtagtcatcatcaaaacctaagaggtcCAACAAGATTGACAAGCGTTGATGACAAAAGCATCAGTATTGGTTCAAGATTATTTGTACAAGATTTTTTATTAGGTGGAgttttagaaataatcaaaaatctTGTAAATTCTAGATACTTGTTCTCTAAGAATGTTCTAGTTATAAATGTAAGTTATAAAATATCTTAGAAAAATTCTAAAGCAATGGCATCtagaaaaaattgaaaacttaCATATGTCACCGACATTAATAggctatatatatttatgtctTCAAGTATAATGCTATTCAAGCCAAAATCAATATAATAGGCTATTCACAAAAAGAGATAATTAGTGAGATATGAGCtcacataaaaatataagtgaaGAGTGTATAGGTGCGGAATAAGTGTCCCACCAAAAATATTCTTGtataatttatgatataattaaatatttgtattcaGTAAATGTAATACAATATTTGTTTAAGTCCAACTACAAATTTTGCGTGTGCCCAGAACTTTTATCAAAGCCTCCGATTTCCATCCATCATCCAAACTCCATATCAATTACAAACTCCTTATCAACTCAAATGGCCTCCCTTATTGTTTTTAGTAATGAACCTTCTTTGGGTTTTTATGTAAGTTATTATTTCTCCTTATTGTTTGGATTATCTAGGCCTATTTACTAAATTTTAATATGATATCAGAGCCTGATTTGTTGTTGAACTTTTATGGCAGAGCATTTATTCTTACCACTAGTTAAGGGACTTTAAATTAGATGTTCATTTCCAATGAGATTTATACCCTTCTAGTATGCCCATTATTACCCATCGAACAAAAAAAAGATGATATGTCACATCATAAACTTAAGAAAAAACACTtactaccaattggttttaCTTGTAAACCTCCTTAGTGTATGACCCAtgtcatttgataaaaaaattattgaataacTTTATACTAGTATTCTGAATTCACTCGTATAAGTATCCATAAACATGCAAGTCCCTTTGAATATGTGAAAGCAATGCTTTAATCTGTGTTACTAACTGAATTATTTGATGACAGTCAGTACCACTTTACTTATCAGAGATGGCACCCTACCAATCCAGAGGAGCACTAAACATAATTTTCCAACTATCAATCACAATAGGCATTTTAGTGGCAAATGTTCTAAACTATTTCTTTGCCAAAATTGGTAACTGGGGTTGGAGATTGAGCTTAGGAGGAGCCACATTTCCTgctataatcatcatcatcgcgTCCATTGTTCTTCCCGACACTCCTAACTCCTTGATTGAGCGCGGAATGCCTGCAAAGGCTCTTTCGAACCTTAGAAAGATTCGAGGAATCGAACAAGTCGACAAGGAGTTCAACGAGATTATGGCTGCTGGGGAGGCCTCTAAGAAGGTGCAGCATCCTTGGAAAAATGTTTTGCACAGGAAGTACAGGCCTCATCTTACTATGGCAATTGCAATTCCTTTCTTCCAACAGTTCACAGGTATTTGTAATGATATAAAATTTATTGAACTTGCCATATATTGACATTGATTGAAGTGGTGCAAGTGatcaacaacatttcattccccaAATACTCTAAAATGGCTCCCACGTTCGATTGTGGGATGTACGCAATTTATCaaactgttagagtatataacatatcttggagcCTCAGCcattagcttaagtttttgattgagttgatttcttgacatggtatcagaagccagtgTGACAAAAGGTtacgggtttgaatctcaactacttcttatttaaagtggaatattcagcgcatttgagcatccacacttctagcccaatgggctctCATATGAgtgggcgtgttagagtatataacatatcctgggacctcaaccattaacttaagtttttggCTGAATTGGTTCTTTGATATGATATCAGAAGCCAATGTGACAATATAGGGGCAAGTAAAAATATAGGGGCAGGGGTAGAGCAAAGAATATATGGGTGCTATTTAATTTTTGATGTTTAGAAATTTGAGACCCCTTGtaaatcattaatggtaaacTGGAGACTAAAATTTTACGCTTTGAACCCTTAACCAATAATATGACATGAAGGCACATCACCAACTGAACTACGTTTGAGTTTTGAACTAATGAACTATAAGGggtttataagtttattaatatatgAGGCCCCTGTTTTCTTGGGCCCTAAGCAGTCGGGCACCATAAAAGGGCCTAGAACCGCCCCTAATAGGGAAATATGCTTAAATTGACATGTAAATTTTCTCTTAATAGGTATTAATGTGATCATGTTTTATGCTCCTATCCTATTCAAGACTCTGGGATTTGGAGACGATGCTTCGCTTATTTCTGCTGGGATCATTGGTGGTTTCAACGTATTAGCCACACTAGTTTCCATTTATGGCGTTGATAAATGGGGTAGAAAATTTCTATTTATAGAAGGTGGGATTCAAATGTTCGTTTGTCATGTACTTGTTGGGATATTCATCGGATTTAAGTTCGGGTTAAGTGGAATCCCATCATCACCACTTCAACAATGGTATGCAATACTAGTTGTGATCTTCATATGTATCTATGTCTCCGCTTTTGCTTGGTCATGGGGCCCACTCGCTTGGCTCGTGCCAAGCGAGATCTTCCCATTAGAGATCCGATCTGCAGGACAAAGTCTCAATATATCAGTTAACATGTTATGCACATTTGTCATAGCTCAACTCTTCCTTACCATGCTTTGCCACCTAAAATTCGGGTTTTTCCTCTTCTTTGCATCATTGGTGTTTGTAATGACCATGTTTATCTACTTCTTTCTACCCGAAACGAAAGGGATTCCCCTTGAAGAAATGAATGTTGTATGGAAGAACCACTGGTTTTGGAGAAGTTTTATCGATCACCATGTTTTGGATGACCTACAAATGGTCGAGAATGGGCAACAACCTGACATTGTCATTTGATAAAACTTACTTTAGTGTTGATGTACATAGATACgtacttcctccattttattatacttataaCTAATGGCGATATTTACCCACACAATATGTCACAATCAGTTGTAAATATTTCAAAACGGAGGTAATACATAGGCTTGATTtaagtttttaagtttttatttagttGTGTTAGTTCTTACTATTTTGGGTAATACGATTGTATTGacagaacaatgaagaaatgAATATCAAAGATATGGTCAATGTAGTGCAATAGCTAGGATTACTTTCATTGTTGGCTTTGTAGCAAGTATTGACATTTATAAATTTCCGAAGTTGTCATATGAATGCTTAAAACGAAATAATTGGAGGTCTTGATGTTTTCTCTTATACGTGAAAGGATATGATATATTTCATAAAAActtacattataaatcatttgTGTAGTCTTTAGAAAGTCTATACATTATCACTCTCTCTAAAGTTTTCTTCTAAATTAACGAAGAAGGTAACTTTCAATTTGTCTTTAAATTATTCTTCTGAATTGATTTAACATAATACATCATGCAACTAGTGATGACTTTCATATTTTTGTTGCTCCATCACCAGCTCCATCTTTAAATAACAACCTGGTGCATAGGTTAGaaaaagtaatttaatattaacataaaatttaattgaaaattaataagtaatttaatgttaacacaaaatttaattgaaaattaatgtgtcGTAGACGGTAAGAGAATACATAAAGGATGTTTTCTAAGAAGTTGATTATCTTGTTTATAATTGGCATTTATTGTATATGCTTTATTATAGATAGTTTCCTTACTTTTAGCTATTCTAGTGGCTAATTTAAAAACTAACAAGAACATCACAATTCGGTATATATTTGACTCAATTATTTAATACAAGCACAAAATTAACTTTCTTCATAGATttatacatttaaaaaataacttGATTCCAAAATCAAAACAGCGCCAAATTCAACCATTTAACCcattttacaaaaatattaagTTTCAATTTCACATCGTCAAACCAACTACATTCCAAACATTTTTtacattttgaattattttttgtatacattaacattttaaatatttttacgaTAAAAATGTGATTTGATCTACTATATAAAGATCAATCCTACTAACCCAACTTACCGAAGAAGATTACTAAGCTTACTTCGAAATTATACTGAAGATTCGTGAC
This genomic interval carries:
- the LOC130823213 gene encoding sugar carrier protein C-like; the encoded protein is MGGEIGKQDNKKDHPGKLTIYVLATSILAATGGLIFGYDIGISGGVTSMASFLNKFFPTVYKNEITDTSTNQYCKFNGQIVTLFTSSLYVAALFTSLIASTVTRKLGSKLSMLFGGILYFTGATINALAQNVAMLIIGRSLLGFGVGFANQSVPLYLSEMAPYQSRGALNIIFQLSITIGILVANVLNYFFAKIGNWGWRLSLGGATFPAIIIIIASIVLPDTPNSLIERGMPAKALSNLRKIRGIEQVDKEFNEIMAAGEASKKVQHPWKNVLHRKYRPHLTMAIAIPFFQQFTGINVIMFYAPILFKTLGFGDDASLISAGIIGGFNVLATLVSIYGVDKWGRKFLFIEGGIQMFVCHVLVGIFIGFKFGLSGIPSSPLQQWYAILVVIFICIYVSAFAWSWGPLAWLVPSEIFPLEIRSAGQSLNISVNMLCTFVIAQLFLTMLCHLKFGFFLFFASLVFVMTMFIYFFLPETKGIPLEEMNVVWKNHWFWRSFIDHHVLDDLQMVENGQQPDIVI